From the Desulfosarcina sp. BuS5 genome, one window contains:
- a CDS encoding type II toxin-antitoxin system VapC family toxin, translated as MKKYVMDSFAMIAFFEDEPGAEKVALILKSIMDRKAKAYMSVINWGEIYYNTLREQGVETAEKVVGQLKQYPIEIVDADQKLIYEAAKLKGSYKIAYADCFAAALSYRLKGVVVTGDPEFKKLGDKYSIQWLKTRHS; from the coding sequence GTAATGGACAGTTTTGCGATGATTGCCTTTTTCGAAGATGAACCCGGAGCTGAAAAAGTAGCGCTGATTTTGAAGTCAATAATGGATCGGAAAGCTAAGGCTTACATGTCGGTGATCAACTGGGGTGAGATCTATTATAATACTCTGAGAGAGCAAGGAGTTGAAACTGCAGAGAAGGTTGTTGGACAACTCAAACAATATCCTATTGAAATAGTAGATGCTGATCAAAAGTTGATTTACGAAGCAGCCAAATTAAAAGGCAGTTACAAGATAGCTTATGCCGATTGTTTTGCTGCGGCCCTTTCATATAGATTAAAAGGAGTAGTAGTTACCGGTGATCCTGAATTCAAGAAGCTCGGAGACAAATATTCGATTCAATGGCTTAAGACCAGGCATTCATAG
- a CDS encoding IS110 family transposase, protein MKTYAGIDLHSSNNYIVVINENDKRLFEKRLPNTLEAIAPALEQFKETLTGVVVESTYNWYWLVDGLQDIGYNMHLANSGKFRRYSAI, encoded by the coding sequence ATGAAAACATACGCTGGAATAGATTTACATTCAAGTAATAATTATATTGTTGTTATCAATGAGAATGATAAACGGCTCTTTGAAAAACGATTACCAAACACTCTTGAAGCTATAGCGCCGGCATTGGAGCAGTTTAAAGAAACACTAACCGGTGTAGTTGTTGAATCTACCTATAATTGGTACTGGCTGGTTGATGGTTTACAAGATATCGGATATAATATGCACTTGGCAAATTCCGGCAAATTCCGCCGCTATTCAGCAATATAG